The Phenylobacterium koreense genome window below encodes:
- a CDS encoding MbcA/ParS/Xre antitoxin family protein — MTLLLPIDTAVHAFRPDPVSDEEAAAMFRAAVNLFGCWEITDEQAATLLDMPLRSYRRWKAGDQGRIDRDGRARLSNLMGVHKALRIIFREPERGYAWINAPNSAFGGRSALEVMLGGELTDLMRVRRYLDAERGGW; from the coding sequence ATGACGCTTCTACTTCCCATAGATACGGCGGTCCACGCCTTCCGGCCCGATCCGGTATCGGACGAGGAGGCGGCCGCTATGTTCCGCGCGGCGGTCAATCTTTTCGGGTGCTGGGAGATCACCGACGAGCAGGCCGCGACCTTGCTGGATATGCCCTTGCGCTCCTATCGGCGCTGGAAGGCCGGGGACCAGGGCCGCATCGACAGGGACGGAAGGGCCAGGCTCTCCAACCTGATGGGCGTGCACAAGGCCCTGAGGATTATCTTCCGCGAGCCCGAGCGGGGCTATGCCTGGATCAATGCGCCCAATTCGGCCTTTGGCGGCCGCTCGGCCCTGGAGGTGATGCTTGGCGGGGAGCTGACCGACCTCATGCGGGTCAGGCGCTATCTCGACGCCGAGCGCGGCGGCTGGTGA
- a CDS encoding tetratricopeptide repeat-containing sulfotransferase family protein codes for MSQLAGPAASSGKGDTAEALLRRAVELAPGDAQAHADLASLLMRLGRAHEAIRLLDEALVRTPAAVWPLSLKAAVLEGDGRLREALDAHRALLARAPRAALPWTNYGRALAAVGDLKAAIEAYRNSLAWNPNQGFAWLGLANLRTLRLDPQDVAAMEQALPRVADSLSRTQLHYALGKALGDQGRFAASFQHYEAGNSLRGGLAAYDADLLNKEVDQARATFTSAFLDARRGQGCQAPDPIFIVGMPRSGSTLVEQILASHPLVEGLGELAELGEVAAAAGAEADGSDAEALGERYLAAAGRRRRTERPFFTDKMPANWRHVGLIQLILPKATIIDVRREPMACCFSSFTTYFNRHTSFPATLPDLARYYRDYVRAMDHFDEVAPGRVHHVQYERLVDDLEGETRRLLDHVGLPFAAECLRFHENPREVQTPSAQQVRGPINLDGLDRWLSYESWLAPLKQGLEAQAPESR; via the coding sequence TTGAGCCAGCTAGCCGGTCCCGCCGCTTCGAGCGGGAAGGGAGATACCGCCGAGGCGCTTCTTCGCCGCGCGGTCGAGCTGGCGCCGGGCGACGCGCAGGCCCACGCTGATCTGGCCTCGCTTCTCATGCGCCTGGGCCGCGCTCACGAGGCGATCAGGCTGCTCGACGAGGCCCTCGTACGAACGCCCGCGGCCGTCTGGCCGCTTTCCTTGAAAGCGGCTGTGCTCGAGGGCGACGGCCGTCTCCGAGAGGCGCTCGACGCGCACCGGGCGTTGCTGGCGCGCGCGCCGCGGGCGGCTCTGCCCTGGACGAATTACGGCCGCGCCCTGGCTGCGGTTGGAGATTTGAAGGCTGCGATCGAAGCCTACCGAAATTCCCTCGCCTGGAATCCCAACCAGGGCTTCGCCTGGTTGGGACTGGCCAATCTCCGAACGCTGCGCCTCGATCCGCAGGACGTGGCCGCGATGGAGCAAGCGCTTCCCCGCGTCGCCGACAGCCTCAGCCGCACGCAGCTGCACTATGCTCTCGGCAAGGCGCTGGGAGACCAGGGACGGTTCGCCGCTTCATTCCAGCACTATGAGGCGGGCAACAGCTTGCGGGGCGGCCTCGCCGCCTATGACGCGGACTTGCTGAACAAAGAGGTGGATCAGGCCAGGGCGACCTTTACGTCGGCGTTCCTCGACGCGCGGCGGGGGCAGGGCTGTCAGGCGCCCGATCCGATCTTCATCGTTGGCATGCCGCGCTCGGGCTCCACCTTGGTCGAGCAGATCCTAGCCAGCCATCCGCTGGTCGAAGGCCTAGGAGAGTTGGCCGAACTGGGCGAAGTGGCGGCCGCCGCTGGCGCCGAGGCCGACGGATCAGACGCCGAGGCCCTCGGCGAGCGTTACCTGGCCGCGGCCGGTCGCCGCCGGCGGACCGAGCGTCCGTTCTTCACCGACAAGATGCCCGCCAACTGGCGACACGTGGGCCTCATCCAGCTCATCCTGCCAAAGGCGACGATCATCGACGTCAGGCGCGAGCCGATGGCGTGCTGCTTCTCCAGCTTCACGACCTATTTCAATCGTCACACCAGCTTTCCGGCCACGCTCCCCGATCTGGCCCGGTACTATCGCGACTATGTCCGCGCGATGGACCACTTCGACGAGGTGGCGCCTGGCCGGGTCCATCACGTGCAGTACGAGCGCCTGGTCGATGACCTGGAGGGCGAGACGCGGCGCTTGTTGGATCATGTCGGCTTGCCGTTCGCGGCAGAGTGCCTCCGCTTCCACGAGAATCCACGGGAGGTGCAGACCCCGAGCGCTCAGCAAGTCCGCGGGCCGATCAATCTAGACGGCCTGGATCGATGGCTCAGCTATGAGTCGTGGCTCGCCCCTCTCAAGCAAGGTCTGGAAGCGCAGGCGCCCGAATCGCGGTGA
- a CDS encoding Fic family protein, with protein MSKTPCIPETLPLVDLDWRRLLPLAGRANGALARYDGMLQTLPNPAVLLSPITVNEAVLSSRIEGTQATLEEVFERDAGIEGPESRRGDIEEISNYRVAVGNAEAELIHRPISLSLIKSVHQRLMHGVRGRDKAPGAFREDQNWIGRQGDPIEKARFIPPSPLILTQKLGEWEAYLQTEDEDPILQTAIAHAQFEILHPFKDGNGRIGRMLIPLLLYKRGALSSPMFYLSEYLEAHRDVYYDHLLAITNHGDWQSWAEFFVGAVIAQAESNLAKVKQMRDLYERMRREFVEVTHSQYAGNAVDAFFARPIIRAPDFREVAGFNTRVTANNMLRQLEGAGLIRRVREGSGQTPSVYALPGLINIAEGRPVF; from the coding sequence GTGTCGAAAACACCCTGCATCCCGGAAACTCTTCCGCTCGTCGATCTCGACTGGCGTAGGCTGCTGCCCCTCGCTGGTCGCGCCAATGGCGCACTCGCGCGTTATGACGGCATGCTGCAGACCTTGCCGAACCCGGCGGTCCTGCTCTCCCCGATCACGGTCAACGAAGCGGTTCTTTCATCCCGCATCGAAGGCACCCAAGCAACGCTTGAGGAAGTGTTCGAGCGCGACGCCGGCATCGAGGGACCGGAGAGCCGCCGCGGCGACATCGAGGAGATCAGCAACTATCGGGTCGCGGTCGGAAACGCCGAAGCTGAACTCATCCACCGCCCGATCTCTCTCTCCCTGATCAAGAGCGTGCACCAGCGGCTGATGCACGGCGTGCGAGGTCGCGACAAGGCGCCGGGGGCCTTCCGAGAAGATCAGAACTGGATCGGTCGCCAGGGCGATCCCATCGAGAAGGCGCGCTTCATTCCGCCCAGCCCGTTGATCCTCACCCAGAAGCTCGGGGAGTGGGAAGCCTACCTGCAGACAGAGGATGAGGATCCGATCCTGCAGACGGCCATCGCCCATGCGCAGTTTGAGATCCTTCACCCATTCAAGGACGGCAATGGCCGGATCGGCCGCATGCTCATCCCCCTGCTGCTCTACAAGCGCGGCGCGCTCTCAAGCCCGATGTTCTACCTCTCCGAATATCTGGAGGCGCATCGAGACGTCTATTACGACCACTTGCTGGCGATCACCAATCATGGCGACTGGCAGTCTTGGGCGGAGTTCTTTGTCGGCGCGGTGATCGCGCAAGCCGAGAGCAACCTCGCCAAGGTCAAACAGATGCGAGACCTCTATGAGCGGATGCGGCGGGAGTTCGTGGAGGTCACCCATTCGCAGTACGCCGGCAACGCCGTCGACGCTTTCTTCGCGCGCCCGATCATCCGAGCGCCAGATTTCCGCGAGGTCGCGGGCTTCAACACCCGCGTCACCGCCAACAACATGCTGCGCCAGCTCGAGGGGGCCGGTCTGATCCGGCGCGTGCGTGAAGGGTCTGGCCAGACCCCTTCGGTCTACGCACTTCCCGGCCTGATTAACATCGCCGAGGGCCGTCCGGTTTTCTGA
- a CDS encoding RES family NAD+ phosphorylase gives MIEAASISGAQVAWRGAVRIIRSVFPPIDLFEDIADPADWGLLLSAEQKTNPRLMENVGNLDLVPETRRVGGPGASYLMAPFTHVSPDRPSRFGDGTFGVLYAADRFDVALLETIHHHGRFMARTRERPGWTSQFREIVLSVNAELHDLRGGAEKFAAALSPEDCAESRRLGVALRATGPEGVVYPSVRRPGGECVGLFYPDLASDPVQGRHLDYHWNGERVDLYREPASGAVFRIVEDGS, from the coding sequence GTGATCGAGGCCGCCTCGATCTCCGGCGCCCAGGTTGCGTGGCGCGGGGCGGTGCGGATCATCCGCAGCGTCTTCCCACCGATCGATCTCTTCGAGGACATCGCCGATCCGGCCGACTGGGGCCTGCTGCTATCGGCCGAGCAGAAGACCAATCCGCGGCTCATGGAGAACGTCGGAAATCTCGATCTGGTGCCGGAGACACGGCGGGTCGGAGGGCCGGGGGCCAGCTATCTGATGGCGCCCTTCACCCATGTCAGCCCCGACCGGCCGAGCCGCTTCGGCGACGGGACTTTCGGAGTGCTCTACGCCGCCGACCGGTTCGACGTGGCGCTGCTGGAGACCATCCATCACCATGGCCGGTTTATGGCCCGCACGCGTGAGCGGCCTGGCTGGACCTCGCAGTTCCGGGAGATCGTCCTGAGCGTGAACGCTGAGCTGCACGACCTGCGCGGGGGGGCAGAGAAATTCGCCGCCGCCCTATCGCCGGAAGACTGTGCCGAGAGCCGCCGCCTTGGCGTGGCCCTGCGTGCGACCGGACCGGAGGGTGTGGTCTATCCGAGTGTGCGCAGACCGGGCGGCGAGTGTGTGGGCCTCTTCTATCCGGATCTGGCGTCGGATCCGGTCCAGGGCCGGCATCTCGACTATCACTGGAACGGTGAGCGCGTGGACCTTTACCGCGAGCCTGCGAGCGGTGCGGTGTTCCGGATTGTCGAAGACGGGAGCTGA